From Onychostoma macrolepis isolate SWU-2019 chromosome 05, ASM1243209v1, whole genome shotgun sequence, one genomic window encodes:
- the si:dkey-1k23.3 gene encoding heat shock protein beta-1 produces the protein MAEAIKSPSGPQYCHDVSWNPLSYRWPSAIFNQHYGLPPLLDPQDLSWMEGIFRRLGTSSWPGYLRTPVFTQAPGQHMSKMQREMSGGVSEVFGEMSKWKISLDVNHFAPSEITVKIQDGLLVVAGKHEERQDEHGYISRCFTRKYTLPGGVEAESLQSCLSADGILTVEAPLPSIPLPADVNIPIQVLISSDSCLICNHTV, from the exons ATGGCGGAAGCTATCAAGTCGCCATCCGGGCCTCAATATTGTCATGATGTATCTTGGAATCCCCTGAGCTACAGATGGCCCAGCGCAATCTTTAACCAACATTACGGCCTGCCTCCGTTATTGGACCCTCAAGACCTCAGCTGGATGGAAGGCATCTTCAGAAGGCTGGGGACGTCGTCTTGGCCCGGGTACTTGCGCACACCCGTGTTCACTCAAGCCCCAGGACAGCACATGTCTAAAATGCAAAGGGAGATGAGTGGAGGGGTGTCGGAAGTGTTTGGTGAGATGAGCAAGTGGAAAATTAGCTTGGATGTCAATCACTTTGCTCCCTCGGAGATCACTGTCAAAATACAGGATGGACTTTTAGTAGTTGCAG GAAAGCATGAGGAAAGACAAGATGAGCATGGCTACATTTCAAGATGTTTCACAAGAAAATACAC ACTTCCAGGTGGTGTTGAAGCTGAAAGTCTCCAGTCGTGTCTGTCCGCCGATGGGATCCTTACAGTGGAAGCACCATTACCCAGCATTCCCCTCCCTGCTGATGTTAATATCCCCATCCAGGTATTGATTAGTTCTGACAGCTGTTTAATCTGTAATCATACAGTCTGA